CGTGTCTACATTCCTTGGAATTGGGCCATGCCTGCAATACAACAAAACTGGCTGTTTAGTAAGCTATCTGAGCAATCCGCTGCGATTGAACGATTTAACCTAAGGAATCAGAATGCAACTTTGGGATATTGAACAAGAAACGGAATTGCTAGTAAAGGGTCGCTTCCAACGTGATCAAAATGGTCACGAAGTGTGGGTGATAGCGGCTAAACGACAATGGCAGCTCAACGAGGGCGAATGGCAAGAGGTACCAGCTGAGGAGATTTACGATGACCCTGTTTATCTCGGTGAAGCTGGTATGTCGGCGATGAAAGTCGACCATGAGTTTCCAGTATCAAAGCAAAATACCGACGTTTTGGTGTACGGCAAAGCACGCGCTTACGCTAAGCGCCCAGTGACTTATCACGAGTGTCGTATCCTCATCGATAGTCATATCGACAAGACGATTGCTGTTCATGGTGAACGTAAGTGGGTCGAACACGGCGGTACAGTGACGGTTTCTCACCCAACAGCGTATGTTGAAGCTGAGATTGATTACTCAAAAGCATTGGGTGGGGATGAGCGTAACCGTATTGGTTGTGGCGTGGCGAAAAGCAGTGCCGAGTTGATGGCAATGCCAGTTCCGTCCGTGTTTTATCCTAATGAAGAATGGGCTCCTAACACCAAAAACTTGCGCGTAGCGGGTCTTGGGCCTATCCCGCCCTTTTTTACTCAGAGGGCTAAGTACGCGGGGACCTTTGATGATGCTTGGCAAGAGCATAGACGCCCCTTACTGCCCGAAGACTTTAACCCGAAGTTTTACCAATCTGCTCCTGAAGACCAGCAGTGTAATGGCTTCTTAGAAGGTGGTGAGCGCCTGATGATGAGTGGTTTCTCTCATGACGA
This DNA window, taken from Vibrio neptunius, encodes the following:
- a CDS encoding DUF2169 domain-containing protein: MQLWDIEQETELLVKGRFQRDQNGHEVWVIAAKRQWQLNEGEWQEVPAEEIYDDPVYLGEAGMSAMKVDHEFPVSKQNTDVLVYGKARAYAKRPVTYHECRILIDSHIDKTIAVHGERKWVEHGGTVTVSHPTAYVEAEIDYSKALGGDERNRIGCGVAKSSAELMAMPVPSVFYPNEEWAPNTKNLRVAGLGPIPPFFTQRAKYAGTFDDAWQEHRRPLLPEDFNPKFYQSAPEDQQCNGFLEGGERLMMSGFSHDDVLAFRIPAEKYVAVADFGEEKLSAAMAMYTLFVDTEEQRLTISYNASFPCQGKEHLLVSSTISKARESV